One stretch of Miscanthus floridulus cultivar M001 chromosome 18, ASM1932011v1, whole genome shotgun sequence DNA includes these proteins:
- the LOC136524228 gene encoding vegetative cell wall protein gp1-like yields the protein MAPSSEISIRPAPLPLPFSPKPPLPAPSPPPLPAPLPRPRPHGAAPPRPRPPPRPRLPPCPRRATTAAPAAEPAPSPHSTAAAAPAAEPVPSPHSAATAAPVAEPVPSPCRTVTAAPAAEPAPSPRRRRRSLARARTAPPCPRTVAHGWRQRHAATPSTTVLALASPWSPPAASASPCLAPLHHRPRPALPPSTTSVPPTPIESDSLCGAPSTPRPPRATSVVGRATAGPDLRLDLCPASADPERMEQFHLLDPMYEETHRARLIALG from the exons atggcgccgagctcagaAATATCTATTCGGCCcgcgcctcttcctcttcctttctcGCCCAAGCCGCCCctgcccgcgccgtcgccgccgcccttGCCTGCTCCACTGCCACGCCCGCGCCCCCACGGCGCCGCAccaccgcgcccacgcccgccacCACGCCCGCGCCTGCCACCGTGCCCGCGCCGCGCCACCActgctgctccggcggccgagccCGCACCCTCGCCACACAGCACCgccgctgctgctccggcggcTGAGCCCGTGCCCTCGCCACACAGCGCCGCCACTGCTGCTCCGGTGGCCGAGCCTGTGCCCTCGCCATGCCGCACCGTCActgctgctccggcggccgagcccgcaccctcgccgcgccgccgccgccgctccctcgcccgagcccgcaccgcgccgccgtgccctcgcaCCGTTGCTCATGGTTGGCGGCAGCGCCACGCCGCCACACCCTCCACCACCGTCCTCGCCTTAGCCTCGCCTTGGTCTCCACCGGCGGCCTCAGCCTCGCCCTGCCTTGCCCCCCTCCACcaccggcctcgccccgccttgccgccgtCCACCACCAGCGTGCCTCCCACGCCCATCGAGTCGGACTCACTGTGCGGAGCGCCAAGcaccccgcgcccgccgcgcgccacctctgtcgtCGGTCGCGCCACCGCGGGTCCGGATCTTCGCCTTGACCTATGCCCAGCGTCCGCCGAcccggaaag gatggagcaattccacctgctcgacccgatgtacgaggagacccaccgagcACGTCTTATTGCGCTGgggtag